The genomic window GGCCTCCGACGGCGGCGCGAAGGGGATCTACAAGTTCGTCGCCGAGGAGCCGATTCCGGAGTACGACACCCGGATGGACGTCCGCGGCACGCTGTACGCCATGAAGGCTGCCGAGATCGGCGAGGGACCGGTCGCGGAAACCGACCTCGAGATCGAGTGGCTGGAACTCGGGACAGCGAGCAACGCCGAGATCGAGTCCTGGATCGCCGACTACGACGATGTCACGCAGGTCGACTACCTCGAGACCCACGCCGAGACCGACTGGGAGGACGACCTCGAGACCGCACTGGCGGAAGCAGACGAGGAAGTCGCGATCAACGGCAATCAGGACTACATCACCGACGAGGAGATCGTCGAGTGGGCCGCACAGTACGAGGAACGCGGCCCCGACGGCGTCGACGAGGAACTTCGCCGCGTCCCCTTCCTCGAGACCCGAGCGGCCGCCAAGGAGATCGGTGCCAGCGTCGAGTTCAACAAGGCCGAGGGGATCGACGCCCACGACGAGGCCGAACCCGGCGACTTCATCTACTTCGGCATCTCCTCGCTCGGCGGCTCCATGGCCGACGAGCACGGCGATATCCGATTCGACGAGGTCCAGTCCGGCGTCCTCTACCGGGCCGAACTGCAGGACGACTACGATGTCTCTCGACTCGAGCCGGTCGTCGTCGGTCCGAACGGGAGCGACTCCAAGTCGGTGCTCGACCAGTCGCTCATCAACGTCGACAACGTGATGGTCATGGACGACGGTCGAGTCCTCCTCTGTGAGGACAAGAGTCCCTTCGGACGGGAACGGACGTACAGAAACGACGCGCTGTGGGTCTACGAGCCCCCGACGTCGCTGTCCGTCGACTCCGTCGCGGTCAGCCACGGCGGCACCGGCACCGCCGACCTAACGCTCTCGTCGGTCCCCGACGGGCTCGCAGGCGGCCGCGTCACCGTCTCGATCGAGCACGCCGAGGTCGCCGAAATCACGGGCGCGAGCTACCACGACGCGATCGAACTCACCGCCGATCCGACGATCAGCGACGACGGCTCGAGCGTCGAGTTCCAGTTCGCCGACCTCGAAAACGCGATCGAGTCGGGCTCGATGGACGTCACGCTGGCGTCGCTCGAACTCGAAGGGACCGGCACTGGGACGACGGATATCACGGTCGAGATTCACGCCCTGGACGACGACGACGGGAACGCGATCGACTCCCGATCGCACACCGGTGTCGTGGTTACCGGACCGCCGGCAGTCGGCGGACCCGGCAGTGGCCGGAACCCGACGGACCCCGACGGCGACGGGAAATTCGAGGACGTCAACGGCAACGGCCGACTGGACTACGACGACGTGGTCCTGCTGTTCGATCACATCGAGGACGAGTCGGTCACCCTCAACGCCGACGCCTACGACTTCAACGAGAACGGCCGCATCGACTACAACGACGTCACCGAACTCTACGACGAGACCTGAGCCGATGGCACGGCACGACGCCGATCCGTCAGTCAACGAGACGGGCCAGGGACGCACACCGACGGACGAATCGAATCGGGACGCGGCACCTTCGCGACGGTGGAAACAGCCCGTCGCGGCGCTCCTCGTCGCACTTGCGATCGGCGTGGCGATCGTCCCGATCGCTTCGATGGCGACAGCCGGTACGGGCACTGCGACCGCGACGCCGACGGCGGCCGGACCCGACCTCGTCGTCGACGACGCGGCCGTCGAATCGGGCGAGACGGCGACCCACCGGCTCGCGCTCACCGACGCGCCGGACGGGCTCGCCGGGTTCGAACTCACCGTCGAACTGTCAGGCGACGGCGACACCGCGACCGTCGCGAACGCCAGCTACCCCGACCAGTACGGTCCGACGACCGACCCGGTGGTAAGCGCCGACGGCCGGTCGGTCACCCTCGAGGCCGTCGACCTCACCGACGAGGTAACCCCCGGCGCGAGCGACGTGACGCTCGCGACGGTCGAGGTGAACGGAACCGACACCGGGTCGACGGCGCTCGAGGTGACGGAGCTACAGATCGACGCGGACGGCGGCGACCGCATCGAACCGTCGCTCGAGGCGGGGACGCTCACCGTCGACGGCGGGTCGGCGTCACAGAACGAGACCGGCGACTCGGACGACGGGACGGGATCCGACGGCTTGGACTCGGTCCCCGGCTTCACGGGCGGCGCCGCGGTCGCTGTGATCGCCGCCCTCGCAGTCGCCCTGCTGGCGCGCTCGCGCTGACGCCGGGCGAGCGTTTTTTCGGCCGACTCGGTCGCGCTGGTCGCTCGAGTGCCGGCGAGGCGGAACGGACGACGACGATGGACCTGTCGCGTCGGCCGATTTTATTTTCGGAACGCACGTCCCGGCGATAGTCAGGGACGTTTACACGTCCGGACGATGACGGGGACAGTATGAACGGGGACAGCGACGATCTGACGGACGACAGAGCGCGGACGACCGCTCCGAACCGGTTTCGCCGGCGAGCCGCCGGCGGTCAGCGATGATCGATATCCTCACCTTGCTCGCGCTCGCCGCCGTCGGAACGGCGGTCGTCTGGAAGGGCAGCGACTGGCTCGAGGAGTCGGCGAACGCGCTCGCCGCCGCGTACGGGCTCCCGCTGGTCGTCCAAGGAGCGATCGTCGCCGCCGTGGGCTCGAGCACCCCCGAACTGGCGAGCGTGTTGCTCGCGACGGTGCTCCACGGCGAGTTCGAACTGGGCGTCGGCTCCATCGTCGGCTCGGCGGTGTTCAACCTTCTCGTAATCCCGGGGCTCGCGATCCTCGTCGGCGGCGGGATCGACACGACGCGCGAACTGGTCTACAAGGAGTCGCTGTTCTACATGCTCGCGGTCGCCGCGTTGCTGCTGACGTTCTCGCTCGCGGTCATCTACAACCCCGTCGAGAGCGCCGACGGCCTCATCAGGGGGGCCGTCTCGAGGCCGCTCGCGCTGTTTCCCCTCGCGCTGTACGGGCTCTACCTGTTCACCCAGTACCTCGATGCCGCGGCGAGCGACGAGCCGAACGACGAGTCGATCGCTCTCGTCCGGACGTGGCTCCGGTTCGTGCTCGGACTGGTGCTCATCGTCGTCGGCGTCGAGGGGCTCGTCCGGGCCGCGATCGGGCTCGGGGACGCGTTCGGCACGCCGTCGTTCCTCTGGGGGATGACCGTCGTGGCGGCCGGCTCGAGCCTGCCCGACGCGTTCGTCAGTCTCGCGGCGGCGCGGGCCGATCGACCGACGGTCACGCTGGCGAACGTCCTCGGGAGCAACACGTTCGACCTGCTCGTCGCCGTCCCCATCGGCGTCCTCGTGAAGGGATCGCTGACGATCAACTTCGCGTACATCGTCCCGATGATGGGGTTTCTGGTCTTTGCGACGATTACGTTCTTCGCGATTTCGCGGACCGGGATGTACCTCTCCCGTCGGGAAGCGTGGGCGCTACTGGTGACCTACGGATTGTTCGTCGTGTGGCTCGTCCTCGAGAGTCTGCGGGTCGTCAGCGTGCTCGGCCTCTGAGGGGGCGACTACTGGAATCCGCCCCGGAGACAGTTCGATCGATAACCCAAGGGAACCGAACGAATTCGCCTAATAGCTTTACCAGTTCCCGTTTGATAGGCCGGTATGAGCGACGATCCCGATTCCGACGAGCGTCAGTTCGCCACGAACAGCGTCCACGCCGGACAGGAGCCCGATCCGACGACCGGTGCCCGCGCGCCGCCGCTGTACCAGACCACCTCCTACCAGTTCGAGGATACCGACCACGCCGCCGCCCTCTTCGGGTTAGAGGAGGCCGGCAACATCTACTCGCGGATCATGAACCCGACGAACGCGATGTTAGAGGAGCGCATCGCGACGCTCGAGGGCGGCGTCGGGGCGCTTGCCACCTCGTCGGGGATGGCCGCGTTCGACCTCGCGACGTTCATCCTCGCCGAAGTCGGCGACAACATCGTCTCCTCGTCGTCGCTGTACGGCGGGACCTACACCTACCTCACCCACACGGTCGAAAAGCGGGGGATCGAGACGACGTTCGTCGATACGCTCGACTACGAGGCCTACGCCGAGGCCATCGACGACGACACCGCGTTCGTCCACCTCGAGACGATCGGCAACCCCGCGCTGGTGACGCCGGACATCGAACGGATCGCCGACATCGCCCACGACCACGACGTGCCGCTGTTCGTCGACAACACGTTCGCCACGCCGTACCTGTGCCGCCCGCTCGAGCACGGCGCGGACCTCGTCTGGAACTCGACGACCAAGTGGCTCCACGGCGCCGGCTCGACGGTCGGCGGCGTGCTGGTCGACGGCGGCTCGTTCCCGTGGCCGGAGGGCGACTATCCCGAAATAACCGAGCCGAATCCCGCGTATCACGGCGTCAACTTCTACGAGACGTTCGGCGAGGCGGCGTTCTCGGTCGTCGCACGGACCCGCGGCCTGCGCGACTTGGGCAACCAGCAGGCCCCCTTCGACGCCTGGGTGACCCTGCAGAAACTCGAGTCCCTGCCCCTGCGCATGGAGAAACACTGCGAGAACGCGATGGCCGTCGCGGAGTACCTCGAGGAGCACCCGGCCGTCGACTGGGTGAACTACCCCGGCCTCGAGAGCCACGAGACCCACGAGAACGCCACGAAGTACCTCGAGGGCGGCTACGGCGGCATGATCACCTTCGGCCTCGAGGGCGGGTACGACGCCGCCGAGACGGTTTGTAACGAAGTGGACCTCACGAGCCTGCTCGCGAACGTCGGCGACGCGAAGACGCTGATCATCCATCCCGCGAGCACGACCCACCAGCAGCTCACCGAGGAGGAGAAGCTGGCCGGCGGCGTCACCGACGACCTCGTCCGCCTCTCGGTGGGGATCGAGGACGTCGACGACGTGATCGCGGATCTCGACCGGGCGATCGAGCAGACATAGTTCACAGACCAGACCCGCCCCGATCGCTTGCGGCTATTTCAGCGCGCTGGGAGTAGCCCTCGCGGTTAAGTTCGCGGAGACCGACTGGTCACGTATGCCGACTGGGATACTCACGTCAGAGGCGGCGGAGCAGATCGTCGCGACCTGTCGAACGGCCATCGGCGACAGCCTCCGTTCGGTCACCTACTTCACGCGCGACGACTTCGAGCAGCTCTACCTCCGCGATGACCTCGAGCGCGACGCCGATCTCTCGACGTTCATCGGCCACGAGTGGCGCGGCTTCAAGACCACGCAGACGGCCTACGAGGGGTCGGAACTCGGCTCGTACGACTACACGATTCGGGTCTTCGAGAACGGCTTCCTCATCCGCGTGACCAACGACAGCGAGGGCGTCTTCGCCACGACCGACGGGCTGACGGTCAAAGACTTCGAAGAAGTCGCGACGGCACTCGATTCGTTCCTCACTGATCGGCAGCCGTCGTAGCAGCGTCGTCGCTCGAGCGGTCGTCGTCGCGGTCGGCCGCGTCTCGGTCGTCCTCCTCGTCGGCGTCCCGCCCGCCGATCGGCAGGCCGGAGCCGTGGTCGCCGTCCGTTCCGAGGAGGCGAGCGAAGCGACGACGTTCCGCGGCGTGTCTGTCCAAACTCATGCCGTCAATAGAGGACGGTTTCCCTTGTAGTAATGGGGGCCATTTCCGGTAGAAACATGTTACTTCCCTGTGAAACGGTGCCGCCGATTCCCCGAACGCCGCGCCCGATATCCCCGCTGTAGCGGTTTCCTACGAATTGATCCGGCCGCAGTCGGGACAACGTAACACCCTTTTCCGTCACGCCCGTTTGTCCGACAATGAGCGACCTTCCAGACTCCACCGCGCACGAACTCGAGTCTCACGACGCGTTCGACCGGACCGACGACGGCTACGCCCTCGCGACGACCGTCTTCGACACCGCGATCACGGCCGACGACGCCGAGGGGAAACGAGACGGCCGCTTCCGGGTCACCGTCTTCCTCCCGACGCTCGACGCCGCCGTCGCCGACGAGGTCGTCGCCGACCCCGTCGAAAACGGCTGGTTCGAAACCCTCGAGCGCCGACTCGAGGACGTCTTCACCGTCGCGAAGACGAGCACCCACGACGAACCGGTCATCGAACGCGACGCCGACGAAGTCCGGGTCCGTCTCGAATACACCGCGTGGGACGCCGGCGAGGGCGTCGCGGACGCCAAGGCCCTGATCGAATTCGTCGAAGGCACCTTCGCACAGGGGGTCATCCCCGGCTACGAGTATCAGGGCGAGGCGGCCACGCTGCTCGAGAACGCCCAGAACAGAGGCCAGCAGGCCGCGGACGGCGACGGCGGCAGCGGCAGCGGCGGCATGCCGCTCTAAAACGAAGTTTTGCGCTGTCGTTCGAGAGAGCTTCGCTCTCTCGTGATGACGAAAGACGCCAGAGGCGTCTTTCGAACCACGGGTGCGCCGCAGGCGCACCCTCGGCAAAATCTTCAAAAGAGCGCGAAGCGCTCTTTTGGACCTCGCGGAGCTTTGCTCCGCTCAGATTCGATTAAAAGCCTTCCTCGCTCCCGGTGGTCGCTCGTCGGCCCGAGCGCAAAGCGCTCGGAGAACAGCAGCGCTCAGATTCTCCGAATCGTTCGCTTGCTGATGCAACACTAGTGGGGTCCATCATTCGCTGGGCCGCTTGCAACTACCCACCAGCAGTATAGACCTCGGCCCAGAGATACCCGATTCCGATAACAGCATAGAAGAGACCGAACACGGCGAACTGCCACTCGCTATCGACGAAATATGAACCCGCCTGAACGAGCCCCAACAGAACCATCGCAACCCCGATGATCGCTTTGTGGCGTCTCTGTACCATATCTGGAAGGTAGTCTACCTGATTAATAAGTTCTGGTAGTGGACTATCAAACGGCTGCTGTGGCCGGGAGCACGGCTCGAGCAGACGCGAGAGCCGTGCAACTCGGGGGAGGGCAGGCCGTTACAAGCCGCTGACCGCGAGCGAACCCGAAGGGTGAGCGAGCGGGCCGACGACCGACCCAGCGGGGAGGGAGGAGTGCTTTTAATCGAATTTTTGCCGAGGGCGCGGCGGAGCCGCGCCCGCAGAGCAAAACTTCGTTGTTGAAACTTCGTTTTTAGTCCATCGCGATGTACGTCTGCGTGTCCTCGACGCCCTCGATGGCCTGAATGTAGGTCGCCGCGATCTCCTTGACTGCGGCCGGCGTCTCGACCTGCGTTTTTGCGATGAGGTCGACGTCGCCAGCGACGATGTGTGCCGATTGGACCCCGTCGATGGATTCGATGCTGTCTTTGAGCCGATCCGCCTCGCCCGTGTTCGCCTTGATCATGATAAACGCGGTAACCATCAGTTGACACCTCCGGTATCGGAGTCGGTCTCCGAGTCCGCATCACCCTCCACCAGTTCCGTCGCCGCCGAACTCGAGCCCGTGCCCGCGTTCGCGGCCGCTCGAGTCGCCGTTTCGCCGACCAGGAGCTGGCGCACCTCGCTCAGGACGTCGAAGTCCGCGAGGACGACGAGTCGATCGCCGTCCTCGAGCGAGAGGTCCTCGGTCGGGATGCCGAGGGGCTGGTCGCGCTTGCCGAACGCGAGGACGGTCGCGTCGGCGGGCAGTTGCAGTTCGCTGATCGTGTAGCCGTTGACGGGGGCCGCGTCGGTGAGCGTGAGTTCGACGACCTGCAGGTGCGGGGCGATGTCGGCGATGGCCCGTATCGTCCCGCCCAGCAGGGCGTTTTTCGCGCCGATTGCGCCGAGTCGCTCGGGGTAGATGATCTCGTCGACCTGATCGGCGTACTTGCGGTAGATGCCCTCGCGGTAGGCCTCGTCGATCCGCATGACCGTCCGACAGCCGTAATGGTTGGCGATCATGCAGGCGGTGAAGTTGACGTTGAGGTCGCCGGTCAGCGCGCCGACGGCATCGGCCGTGGTGACGCCGGCCTCCTCGAGAATGTCCTCGCGGGAGCCGTCGCCGTCGACGACGGTAAAGCCCTGATCGCGGGCCCGTCTGCGCGTCGGTTCGTCGCGTTCGACCATCGTCACCTCGTGGTCCTCGTCACGCAAGACGCGTGCTGTGCGCAGGCCGACCCGTCCAGCCCCGATAATCACGAACCGCATGTACTGGGGTACGCTCGCCCCGGTGAATAAGTTTGCGCCCGAGTACCATGGCATCGAATGGAACGCCGTCGCTCGAGCACCGAAAGCGGCGGCGGAGAACCCGCGATCGAGACGCGCGCCACGCCGGTCTCGGTCTCCCTACCCCATCGCGATGTAGGTCTTCGTCTCGGTGACGCCGCTGAGTCCCTGCATGCTCGAGGAGACGGTCTGGAGCACGTCGTAGACCTCCGGCGCGTCGACCTCGGCGATGATGTCGTAGTTGCCCGCGACAATGTGGGCGTCGGCGACCGACTCGAGGCCGTCGATCTCCGCGAGCAGCCCCTCGGATTTTCCGGCGGCCGTCTTCACCATGATGAACGCGTGGACCATCGGAAGTGTGGTACAGTCTATCACGACTAAAGCCTTTGCCCGAACCGATGGTCGGGAGGTGGCGTCACGAACAGGGAAAACCGGAAGAACGTGGTTAGCTCGAGTCGGATACCGCCGACGCGAGCGCGTCCGTCACCGACTCGAGTACTGCCGCCGGCGACTGCGTCGCGTCGACGCGGACGAACCGGTCGGGGTCGCGCTCGATCAGCCGTTCGTAGTTGTCTCGGACCGACTCGAGGTACTCGGCTCGCTCGAACTTGTTCGTCGTCCCCGCGCGGGTCGCGGCGGTCTCGGGGTCGAGGTCGAGGTAGATCGTCAGATCGGGGATGATCGAGAACGGCTCGTGGATGTCGATGACGTACTCGAGCGGGTCCGGGAGATCGTGGCCCTCGGCCGCCGCGAGCGTCGCGCCCTGATAGGCGAATCGGGAGTCGGAGTAGCGATCGGAGATCACGAGAGTGTCCTGCTCGAGGGCGGGTTCGATCACGCGCGAGAGGTGGTCGGCGTGGTCGGCGGTGTAGAGGAACAGCTCCGCCAGCGGGTCGGCGTCGTCGTCCTCGATCGAGCGGTAGACGGCCTCGCCGTACCACGAATCGTCCGTCGGTTCCCGCGTGAACGTGGCCTCGGGATAGCGCTCGTGTAAGGCCTCCCAGACCGTCGTCTTGCCGCTGCCGTCCAGTCCCTCAAGCGTGACGAGCATGGGTTCACCTCGTGGCGGTTCCTATTACAATCCGTCGAACGCCGGCCACACCGAACAGTGTCGCCGCACACCTATTTATCGCTGTACCTGCATCTCTCGGGTATGAAGGCCCTCGTCGCCGGCGGCACCGGATTCATCGGAACGAATCTCTGCGAAGAACTGGCCGAGCGCGGCCACGAGGTGACGGCGCTATCGCGGTCTCCGGGTGACGCCGGCCTCCCCGACGGCGTCGAGTCGGCTCTGGGAAACGTCAGCGCCTACGACTCGATCGCCGACACCGTCGTCGGCCACGACGCCGTCGTGAACCTCGTCTCGCTCTCGCCGCTCTACAAACCGCCCGAAGGAACGAGCCACGAGGAGGTCCACCTCGAGGGCACGGCGAACCTCGTCCGCGCCGCCGAGGCCGCCGGCGTCGATCGCTTCCTCCAACTGAGCGCACTCGGTGCCGATCCCGACGGCGAGACCGCCTACATCCGCGCCAAGGGGAAGGCCGAGGCGGTGGTCAGAGAGTCGGCGCTCGAGTGGACGATCGTTCGCCCGTCAGTCGTCTTCGGCGACGGCGGCGAGTTCGTCGAGTTCACGAAGACGCTGACGACGCCGTACGTGACGGGGCTGCCGGGCGGCGGGAAGACACAGTTCCAGCCAATCTGGGTCGGCGACCTCGTCCCGATGCTGGCCGACGCGCTTGAAGGTAGCGAGGCGCAAAGTGCCTCGGAAGCGAGCGAGCAGGGCTCGCGAGCAGATGACGCCCACGTCGGCGAAATCTACGAACTCGGCGGGCCGCAGATCGCCACGCTCGCGGACGTGACGGAACTGGTGTACGCGGCCGAGGGGAAAGACGTCACGATCGTCCCGATCCCGATGGGGCTGGCGAAACTCGGCCTCTCGGCGATCGACTCGCTGCCGTTCGTTCCCTTCGGCCCCGATCAGGGCCGGTCGCTCGAGTTCGACAACACCGTCGCCGACAACGACGTAACCGCGTTCGGCCGCGACCCGACGGCGTTGCGAACGCTCGGTTCGTATCTCGGTCTCGAGGGGACCCGCCACCGGGCGAAACCGGCAGAAACGGCCTGATTCCGATCGTGATCGCGAGTATCGCTCCGGTTTACACTTGCCGGGAATACGTAACATAAAAAACATCTGTGGCTCGAGTAAGTAGTGATTTCCGAAGCGGAATACCCGCTCGAATACCGCCACAGTCCTGCGATTAGCCCGAATAGTATGTTACTAGAGAAAGTCAGTTTAGCACAAGACTTATATCCTCCATCGCACTGTTACCAATTCAACGGAGCCCCCTGACAAATAATGAAGCTGGCGATGATCGGATTCGGACAGGCTGGTGGCAAAATCGTCGATCGATTCCTCGATTACGACGATCGGACGGGTAGCGGAATCGTCCGGGCGGCAATCGCCGTCAACTCCGCGAAAGCGGACCTCATCGGTCTCGACAATATTCCACAGGAGAACCGCGTACTCATCGGCCAGGCCCGGGTAAAGGGCCACGGCGTGGGTGCTGACAACGAACTCGGCGCGGAAGTCGCCGAGGAGGACATCGACGAGGTCCAAAACGCCATCGACTCGATCCCGACCCACGAGGTCGACGCCTTCCTGATCGTTTCGGGGATGGGTGGCGGCACCGGCTCGGGCGGCGCGCCCGTCCTCGCGAAACACCTCAAGCGAATCTACACGATCCCCGTCTACGGGCTCGGCGTCCTGCCGGGGACGGACGAAGGCGGGATCTACACGCTCAACGCGGCGCGATCCTTCCAGACGTTCGTCCGCGAGGTCGACAACCTGCTCGTCTTCGACAACGACTCCTGGCGACAGACCGGCGAGTCCGTCGAAGGCGGCTACGAGCAGATCAACGAGGAGATCGTCCGTCGCTTCGGCATCCTCTTCGGTGCCGGTGAAGTCGGCGACGGACAGGAAGTCGCCGAGAGCGTCGTCGACTCTTCGGAGATCATCAACACGCTTTCCGGTGGTGGTGTCTCGACCGTCGGCTTCGCGAGCGAGGAGGTCGAACTGAACTCCGGCGGCGGCCTCCTCTCGCGGTTCACCGGCGACGACGGTGGCGGCACAGACGACGACCTCGACGCCGCGAACACGACGAACCGCATCACGAGCCTCGTCCGCAAGGCCGCGCTCGGCCGGCTCACGCTCCCCTGCGAGATCGAAGGCACCGAGCGCGCCCTGCTCGTGCTCTCCGGTCCCTCGGAGTACCTGAACCGGAAAGGCATCGAACGCGGCCGCAAGTGGCTCGAGGAGGAAACGGGAAGCATGGAAGTTCGCGGTGGCGACTTCCCGCGAGAGGAGCCCGAGGTGGCCGCGGCGATCTTGCTCTCCGGCGTGACGAACGTCCCCCGGATCAAGCGCCTGCAGCAGGTGGCCATCGAGGCACAGGACAACATCGACGACATCCAGCAGGAGAGCGAAGAGAACCTCGAGGAACTCGTCGAAGACGACGAGGACGAACTCGAGCCGCTGTTCTAGGCCCTCGTTCTTTCGATTTTCGACGCCGCGAGCGGTCGCACTCGTGTCGGGGGGCACGAGATCGGAGCACACGTGTCTCCGGGGGGTACCGGTCGCACTCCGACGTGTTTTTGAGCGCGCCCGGACTACCGCAACTAGATTCAGATGCGCGTCGTCGTCCCGTTCGCCGCCGAGACGCCGAAAACTCGCCTCGAGTCAGTACTCACGCCGGCCGAGCGGTCGGCCGTCGCCCGCGCCATGCTCGCAGACGTCCTGGGCGCGATCGTCGACGCCGGCCACGAGCCGACAGTCGTCTCGACCGCGTCCCTCGCGCTCGAGGATCTCGAACTCCCGAGCGAGGTCGCCGCGTCGACGTCGATCACGGTCGACGACCGGTCGCTGACGGACGCGGTCAACGCGCGGCTGCCGGGGACTGACGGGAACGAGGATGGCGAGAGCGAGAGCGACGACGCGGCCACTGCTCCCGACCGCGAACCCGTCGCCGTCGTCATGGCCGACCTCGCGCTGGCGACTGCCGACGCGCTTGAGGAACTCCTGTCCGCGTCGGCAGACGTCGCGATCGCACCGGGGCGGGGCGGCGGGACGAACGCGCTCGTCGTTCGCCATCCCGAGTTCCGCGTGGACTACCACGGCACCTCGTATCTCGACCACTGCGAGATCGCCCGCGAGGTCGGCGCGACCCTC from Natrinema versiforme includes these protein-coding regions:
- a CDS encoding tubulin/FtsZ family protein; the encoded protein is MKLAMIGFGQAGGKIVDRFLDYDDRTGSGIVRAAIAVNSAKADLIGLDNIPQENRVLIGQARVKGHGVGADNELGAEVAEEDIDEVQNAIDSIPTHEVDAFLIVSGMGGGTGSGGAPVLAKHLKRIYTIPVYGLGVLPGTDEGGIYTLNAARSFQTFVREVDNLLVFDNDSWRQTGESVEGGYEQINEEIVRRFGILFGAGEVGDGQEVAESVVDSSEIINTLSGGGVSTVGFASEEVELNSGGGLLSRFTGDDGGGTDDDLDAANTTNRITSLVRKAALGRLTLPCEIEGTERALLVLSGPSEYLNRKGIERGRKWLEEETGSMEVRGGDFPREEPEVAAAILLSGVTNVPRIKRLQQVAIEAQDNIDDIQQESEENLEELVEDDEDELEPLF
- the cofC gene encoding 2-phospho-L-lactate guanylyltransferase; translation: MRVVVPFAAETPKTRLESVLTPAERSAVARAMLADVLGAIVDAGHEPTVVSTASLALEDLELPSEVAASTSITVDDRSLTDAVNARLPGTDGNEDGESESDDAATAPDREPVAVVMADLALATADALEELLSASADVAIAPGRGGGTNALVVRHPEFRVDYHGTSYLDHCEIAREVGATLETIDSFRLATDIDEPADLVEVLVHGCEGDRAPARLRELGFELDDRAGRVDIARSEDRARK